Below is a window of Chaetodon trifascialis isolate fChaTrf1 chromosome 17, fChaTrf1.hap1, whole genome shotgun sequence DNA.
tgtgcatctgCAAGTGCATCTTCTTTTAGCTGAGAAAACAACAGGCCTGAACCACTGCAAGCCCGGGGTCTTTTCAAGATATAACTGCTGTCGCTCTGGCAACCACCCGCCTCTTCCCCACCTCTCCATCCTAACGatcactgtgcgtgtgtgtgcgcgtctgaTAAAAAGGCCCCAAAAGTGGTAAACAACTCCAGGTCAGGCATCCGCACAATGCGCTGACGTCAAACCTGCTCCCCATTCACACTCCAGTGATGCCAGTTCACCAGGGAGCTGGGGTGTAATgtttgagagacagacagcaagaaaagagaaggggggggggcaggagtgtgaatgaaagagagaaagagagagtgagttCTTCATAAGTCGTCAGAACTGCAAGGGATCATCTCAtaacagaagagacagagagatcagACGAGGCTGAATCTGCACTACAGCCGAGCGCGACGCAAGACACAGCAGAGGGTCTGCAGAAGGAGAGCATGATGGAAGTGGTCCTAACCAGACTGCGGGACTTCTCCTGCAAGACCTCCACCTTCGATGACTGCAAACCAGCAGGACAGAGGGTTTGCAGGGATCCTCGGAGCAGGACTGGCTGCCTCGGTGAAGGCTGCGCAGCTGGAGAGGAAGGCAGGAAACTGGACATAGAGAGCGCTCTGGCCTGGCTGCGAAGAGAACTGGTAAGACCCGCGCTCTGATGGAGTCTCACTACATTTTAAATAGTGTTTTAATAGAGTTCACATCATTGTGGTTTTCAGCATCTAGCACATTTTCTGAAGTACTGTACTTAGGGACAATTTGAGTGTATTTGAGGAGAATTTATgctacatttcagagctgaataTTCTACCTTTTACTTCTCTATAATTTTAACCACTATAAACAATAGTTACTTTGATTtgacatacaaaacatatgattAAATGATCAAATATGATAGATTATCATAGATTAAAGAGGTCACCATGTGCTAATAAGAACTAAGAGATCAAGTCTTGTGAAACAAAATGATAAATTATGTGGTAGAATAATTATCTTGTGCACAAACTATCCACTTTGGGGGTCCATAATTTAACGCTCTGACACTCTGGGGGCATTTTGCATAGTGACTACTTTCACTAAAGTGAGCTTATGtaacttttgaaagaaaaataactaatcatttattttaaaaatgaaccGTTGAGTTCATGAACAATTAAATGCACCCTTACTCAATTCAATACATTTAGGAAGTTTGCTGTTACagccttacttggtctggtatgaccagtagcttatggtggctaatgttagcaaactttagcTCAACATTGCTATGTAACAAACATTAGACACTTTCCCCTGCTTGTGCTACAGTTGTAACATtatgttttagcatttagcattttccCATAGTTGCCACAGTTGCATTGTGtcactttaagtacattttgatgGTATATTTCTACTTCTATGTACTTTTATGTAAATTTTTTTTATAGGTTGTGAACTCCAGAGTTGAGCACAGACTTGAAAGTTTCAGCGCTGGACTGAATCTTTCAGCCAAAGtgaaataataacagtaatataaAAGCATTTCATTGTGCATTATGCTGAAGGTCAACTCGTTTGTCACCCCAACAAAATGACCTCGGGGGGccactgtgaatgtttttgtgtggaCAGCCAAAGTTATTGCCTTTTTGTTCCTAAGACGCATGTAGGTCATGTCATTATAAAGTCAGCCCCTTTAAACCATCCTCACCAGTTAAAGAGGccggcagtgtgtgtgttcatgtgtccaattgtgtgtgcatgtgtgtgtctgtttgcaccTCTGTGTAAGGCTCATTGTCACAGCCTGATATATCACTCGCCCTTTAGTGCAGCCACCCAGACAGCTTGTCATGGTAACCGAGAGTCCTgagcacacagaggaggagaaaccaCGTGTCTGAGCCGGAGCTGGACTATGCAGCCAGTAAAACCAGAGGCCTCCTGGGTGCTTTGATAACAGCTCTTTGAGTAACAGCAATGAATGGCAAAACCTGAACTCCACTCATCTGAAAGGACGAGTTGAATTCACTGTATTCCAGCACAGATCTTATTAAAATAGTGTTTCCAGTCAGATGAATGACTGATTCAGTGTTCAGAATTAAACCCTTAAAATCCAGAAGAAAACTCAGGGCCCATTTAGAAGCTTTTCTCCAGCTTTTGAatcatgatcttcatcagctgatggaGGCTGCCCAGCTGTAATAGAAATGTAGGTGTTCAAActaatattttgtattttgtttgtgtcttttgttgtttAACTCAGCACTCGAGGGACTTTCTTGTCCATGCCGGCTTACAAGTTGAGTTCAAGGTTCATTCTTGGCTCTGGAGGCTGTAGTCAACAAAACAATCTCACCTCAAGGTTCACACAGAAGCTGTTTTGCACTTTTCCTAAATCATATCACATGATCTCCATCAGCAGACGGGGTTTACCCAATCATCACAGGAGCACTAAAGACCAAACTAAAGACTAAATCttaaataaatatgtatttattcgATCAAATCCAGGACAAATAAGGCAGAAGCTTGTGTAAATTCAGaccaacaaataaaaaaaaagatttttttctcaaGCTCTATTGCACATTCATGCTGGAACTACAAACGTTACACATTCAgttgctttcttttcttcagaaaGTAGACTTATCCTGTTTTTTGAGAGCTTGaatcattgtttcatttcatggtGTCATctaaataagataagataagactttctTGAACTTCTCTTGTTACAACAGATTAGCAGAATAAATAGCAGAATAAAAAAGGAGCAGTAGAAAACAAAGTTGAACAAACAGACCAGTGTTCACGATATAATTAAACTAGGATTCAATTCAGCACAGCCACCGTCACATCGCATCAAATCCCAGGGTGCCGTGTTCATGTTTTCCTATGGAGAAATAAATTAAAGACTGCGTGTGAGGATAGTTTGCAGTGGAACAGTAAAGAAAGGGggcacagacagatgcacacacacacacacacacacacacacacacacacacacacacacacacacacacacacacacacactttattctCTCTATTATTTGAATAGAGCTGGTGTTTGGCATGAGGAGGTGGAGCCCAGCATGCCCACATCTCCAACTCCCTCACAGAATGAAAAGGTCACGTTTCTTCTCTCGTTCCTCCAAGTGTCGACAAAGGCGGTCGAACCTGCATCTTTCAGCCGGAGCCCAGTCTCAGCCTGGTGCCGTAattaacagagaaaagaaatgcagatCGGCCTCAGAAGGTTTTTTTGTTGGGGACATTCCTCAATCCTTAGGACAAACTTGGACTCTGAAGTTGGTGGAATTCTGAATATCTTATTTTACAATGCGGGCAATTAGACAGCCTCTCATAAAAAAAAGGGAACAGCAGAAAgatgcatttgcatttgaaagAGGGCAAATGAAATGGCTGTGGTTTCCCGCTGAGCATGAACCCGCTCAGCCTCATCAGGAAGGAGTCGTTTGGGTTTTTGGTTGAAGTTTCAGGGGTTCTTAATTGGAATCAATCAATAtctaaaatgtctaaaaataaaaactaaacagaAGTTTGTGTTTTGACCGTGTGCAGATGGAGATGCGATCCCAGGACCAAGCTCTGATCCGGCAGCTGATGGAGCTCCACTCCGGCATCCAGGAGCTCAAGCAGGAGTTATCTGAGGAGGAGCAAGAGGAAGGGACagacgaggaggaagaagagggcaGCTACTGGGACTCTGAGAGCGAACGGGGAAGCGGCAGCATCTACTGCGGCTCAGGGGAGGTGGGCTTTTCCATGTCCGTCCTGAAGATGCCGCGGCCCCTTTCCTCGAGGGTTTTATCGAGGAGGGCGTTCAGCAGGAGAAGCTCTGTACCTTGAAACTACTTGAAGAAATTCAACTTTTGAAGTCCCTCCTCACCTTCCCCATGTCCTCTAAGACAGTTGACAAAGACAAGGTGGAGCATGATCAATTCATTTGCAATTTCCCACCATGAATTTATTGTCCTGTATTTTCCCAAGAGAAgccaaacaagaggaaaaagtaaggaaagaaaaaaggaaaacatgtaaACAGTGGAGTCATGTCAGCTTGTAATGGCCTTACTATATTGATGCAGAAGTTATTCAAATCCATGTACAAAATACATTATGTCACTCTAGTGGTTTCTTAAAATTACAATTTATCCtttgttaattttattttcatgccaaAATATGATGTTGCAAATTAAAACACAACCATTTTTGTTTATTGCGTTTATGACAAGAGTCCATATGAGCACCACCCCTCTTGCTGTGACATGTTCGCTGGCGTGTTCAAAAATGGTTCGAGCACATCTTCCCTTGTTGAAACCACAAACTCACAAGCAGCAAATCAACCGCTCTCTTGCTAAGAGTTAGCTACATCCAACCTTCAGCTAGCTTTGCtaagcataaagactagaaacagagGGAGCAGCTAGCTTGACTCTTtccaaaggttaaaaaagaaattaaatagTGCACTTTagaggtgctttgagctaaatttctttgcctttggacagagccaggctagctgtttcaccCTGTTTTTAGTCTTAGTGTTAAGCTAGCTAACTGACTCATGGATGTAGCTTCATGGGCTATATTACAGAtggatatgagagtggtatcaatcttctcatcttactCGCAGCAAGAATATGTGTATTCATTTAAGTTAGAGTGTAAATTGTTTGACAGAGGATAATATAAGTCCTGCGCAAAAAGTGAGAGAAACTTTTCTTCTCCTTGTAGACAAATAGCGACGCTAACGGCAGCTCGTGACACCGTTCAGATGGTCTGCGGAGTTGATTTTTCAAACATTGTGCAAATGTTGAGCTGTGAAATTCCTGATTTATATAAAATGTGTGAACCTGTCAGTCATCAGTGCACCGCAGCTCCTCAGTGAGCTGCATGCTTGAAGCTCACTGACCTTTAATGACTGTAACTGCGTACAGAACGGATtcaatgcagcagcaggagtTCATTGCATCCTTATTGTGCACAAGCAGCAATAAAGCATTCTGGTGACAGTATGACATTGTTCCTCATCTTGGTTGCTACTGAGACCATGCAAATATCTCTTTGAGAAGGTATTATTAGTTAGTACAGTATACCAATACATGTTTCAAAAGATAACTGTGGTCTTTGCATAGAGAGTAGAGATGTGGATGTATCTATTAACCATACCTGAAACTTCTAGCTGTGTTTCAAACAGGTGCTGTACTGCGGGGGTACAGTATGCCAGCACAATAAAGACATGAAATCACTCATggtgcacattttatttttgtcaaatcacaaaaaaaaagtcagcataAAATCGTGAcaaaggtgattttctgtttcgTTTTTACATTCATATTGCCTTGTTTCCTGACctagcaaagaaacaaaacatgtaCAAACAGGTTTCTTTAGCACAACTCTGCTTAAGTGCAAAATATCTAAAAAACAATGCCGGAATCACATGAAGCCAGGCACATTTTgtccttctttttcctcttctcgGTTTACTTTACATGCAACTGTTGTCTATTTTTATGCCATGACACATTTTATCACAATGAGCCATTATCATGAGCAAACGCATTCAATCTTTTCTATTCAAACTTTTGAGTTTTCAGTTGCATCAGAGCCATTTCCTTTTACACCATGGCTTCCCGTAAGAGCATTTTCCACCTGCTTCCCCAGAGACAGGCATCTCAGCTGGGGCCATTTACTGCTGATCATCCGCCTCTACCTCCACGCCTCCGAAACTTTCCCTCCTCAGTCTTTGGATCTCTGTGTTGAGCCCCAGTAGCGTCTGAGCCAGCTGGAGGTCCTGTGAGCGCATCTCCAGCTGCATGACAACAATGAAAGAACTGAATCAGCATGTTGGAAGCTGGAATGAATACACTACACAAGGTACATTACTCCATGATAAACAGATAAATCAGAGCCATTTCTGGATATGTCAACTGCTATAAGCTGTTGTAAACTACAGAGAAAAAGCACTAAATGTCAAATCTGTCCGTGAACTTACCAGCTCAGACCTCAGCCAGGTTATCGCTCCATCTATCTGCGCCCTCCGCAGCTCTTCATTGGCTTGGTAACTCCTGCCGATGCTGACGGGTCTGACAGTGGAGCCAGACTCTTGAGGATCTTCTCTGGACTCCCCTGTGGTCCtgaaggcatgaatcagtttgtttttaatgttctcCAGAACCATAGTGGACAGAGTGTCCTCGCTGTGGCTGTCTCGGTCCATGCTGGGAGGGTATGAATGCGCGCCCCCTCACGTGTTGCCTCCCAGCACTTTCT
It encodes the following:
- the LOC139345657 gene encoding uncharacterized protein C20orf202, with translation MMEVVLTRLRDFSCKTSTFDDCKPAGQRVCRDPRSRTGCLGEGCAAGEEGRKLDIESALAWLRRELMEMRSQDQALIRQLMELHSGIQELKQELSEEEQEEGTDEEEEEGSYWDSESERGSGSIYCGSGEVGFSMSVLKMPRPLSSRVLSRRAFSRRSSVP
- the aard gene encoding alanine and arginine-rich domain-containing protein; protein product: MDRDSHSEDTLSTMVLENIKNKLIHAFRTTGESREDPQESGSTVRPVSIGRSYQANEELRRAQIDGAITWLRSELLEMRSQDLQLAQTLLGLNTEIQRLRRESFGGVEVEADDQQ